The Lysobacter capsici genome has a segment encoding these proteins:
- a CDS encoding uroporphyrinogen-III C-methyltransferase gives MNVPLDTVSSTPSASAPPRRGSNGWLWLLIVLLILGGGGWYGWREWQHRQARELAAEADADQRLDALDQRLSTLRTNQDAQNRRIVQADSTNRVLRDELHGIGQRAALIEDSVSKLADPDRHGAQAMRLDETELLLSLGQQRLLIAGDLEGARRAYALAGGVLDGIDDPAYLSLRQTLLQETAALKELGIEPRVQAMAKLDALAQGLSLPPDTASAAAPVLAPWWQRAFGTLIESQPVDRTVAAHPTDRAAALAGLQLEISLARAAAERRDAPGLRTALSRAEYWVQRLSAASPVQQRQLAQLREIAALPLSLSVPTLGTTLQQLRQLRTAH, from the coding sequence ATGAACGTCCCCCTCGATACCGTGTCCTCGACTCCCTCCGCTTCCGCGCCGCCGCGGCGTGGCTCCAATGGCTGGCTGTGGCTGCTGATCGTGCTGCTGATCCTCGGCGGCGGCGGTTGGTACGGCTGGCGCGAATGGCAGCACCGGCAGGCGCGCGAACTCGCCGCCGAAGCCGATGCCGACCAGCGCCTGGACGCGCTGGACCAGCGCCTGAGCACCTTGCGCACCAATCAGGACGCGCAGAACCGCCGCATCGTCCAGGCCGACAGCACCAACCGCGTGCTGCGCGATGAACTGCACGGGATCGGCCAGCGCGCCGCGCTGATCGAGGACAGCGTGTCCAAGCTCGCCGACCCGGACCGCCACGGCGCCCAGGCGATGCGCCTGGACGAAACCGAGCTGCTGCTGAGCCTGGGCCAGCAGCGCCTGCTGATCGCCGGCGACCTGGAAGGCGCGCGCCGCGCCTACGCCCTGGCCGGCGGCGTGCTCGACGGCATCGACGACCCGGCCTACCTGAGCCTGCGCCAGACCCTGCTGCAGGAAACCGCCGCGCTCAAGGAACTGGGGATCGAACCGCGGGTGCAGGCCATGGCCAAGCTCGACGCGCTCGCCCAGGGCCTGAGCCTGCCGCCCGACACCGCCAGCGCCGCCGCGCCGGTGCTGGCGCCGTGGTGGCAGCGCGCGTTCGGCACCTTGATCGAAAGCCAGCCGGTCGACCGCACCGTGGCCGCGCACCCGACCGACCGCGCCGCCGCGCTGGCCGGCCTGCAACTGGAAATCTCGCTGGCCCGCGCCGCCGCCGAACGCCGCGACGCGCCGGGTTTGCGCACCGCGCTGAGCCGCGCGGAGTATTGGGTGCAGCGCCTGTCGGCCGCCTCGCCCGTGCAGCAGCGGCAGCTTGCGCAGTTGCGCGAAATCGCCGCGCTGCCGCTTTCACTCTCGGTTCCTACCCTGGGCACCACACTGCAGCAATTGCGCCAGTTGCGTACGGCCCACTGA
- a CDS encoding uroporphyrinogen-III synthase: MSRTPRQPPRWYVISLRPSDEHEALRAIAKRYGGALIELSPWSVHTHNNATARRALADALDATHIVVTSPNAAHALHDLHAADQRSDAPSMRSTLRRMDQHWYAVGASTAARLRDIGIDEVASPERMTSEGLLDLPSLQRLHGSSVGLITAPGGRGVLAPAFEARGARVLRADIYRREPSILSRFAIAQVIGLDAPAVLALSSGEALQQVLAQLPDAAAARLRGVNVSAASERLADLARSLGFAEVAVAAGPRPEDLLDPAALALLPGATLTEPEPRASSEDD, translated from the coding sequence ATGAGCCGCACGCCGCGACAACCGCCGCGATGGTACGTGATCTCGTTGCGCCCAAGCGACGAGCATGAAGCATTGCGCGCGATAGCAAAACGATACGGCGGCGCATTGATCGAACTGTCACCTTGGTCGGTGCATACGCATAACAACGCTACGGCGCGACGCGCGCTGGCGGATGCACTGGACGCTACGCATATCGTCGTCACCAGCCCGAATGCAGCGCATGCGCTGCACGATCTGCATGCGGCCGATCAGCGCAGCGATGCGCCGTCGATGCGCTCCACACTGCGGCGCATGGATCAGCATTGGTATGCGGTCGGCGCAAGCACCGCGGCGCGATTGCGCGACATCGGCATCGATGAGGTCGCATCGCCCGAACGCATGACCAGCGAAGGTCTGCTCGATCTGCCGTCGTTGCAGCGACTGCACGGCAGCAGCGTCGGCTTGATCACAGCGCCGGGCGGACGCGGCGTGCTCGCGCCCGCGTTCGAGGCACGCGGCGCGCGCGTGTTGCGCGCCGACATTTATCGACGCGAGCCATCGATCTTGTCGCGCTTCGCGATCGCGCAGGTGATCGGACTCGATGCGCCGGCCGTGCTCGCCTTGTCCAGCGGCGAGGCCTTGCAACAGGTGCTCGCGCAATTGCCCGACGCCGCGGCGGCGCGGCTGCGCGGCGTAAACGTCAGCGCGGCCAGCGAACGTCTGGCCGATCTGGCGCGGAGCCTGGGCTTCGCCGAGGTCGCGGTGGCGGCCGGACCGCGGCCGGAGGACCTGCTCGATCCGGCCGCGCTGGCGCTGCTGCCCGGGGCGACGCTCACCGAACCGGAGCCGCGGGCGTCGTCCGAGGACGATTGA
- a CDS encoding YiiD C-terminal domain-containing protein: MPLDAAQQRLHQHYQSMPPVAAMQVSIAGYDGARLRLHAPLAHHVNDKGCAFGGSLASMMTLASWGLVSLGLERAGLQAEVFVADSQIRYLAPLFADLEVHAELAPEADWNSFLATLRERRRARTSLVARALLPEGGIATEFTARYVAIAKP; this comes from the coding sequence ATGCCCTTAGATGCCGCTCAGCAACGTCTGCACCAGCACTACCAGTCCATGCCGCCGGTCGCGGCCATGCAGGTTTCCATCGCCGGCTACGACGGCGCGCGCCTGCGGCTGCATGCGCCGCTGGCGCATCACGTCAACGACAAGGGCTGCGCCTTCGGCGGCAGTCTGGCGTCGATGATGACCCTGGCCTCGTGGGGGCTGGTGTCGCTGGGGCTGGAACGCGCCGGGCTGCAGGCCGAGGTGTTCGTCGCCGACAGCCAGATCCGTTACCTCGCGCCGCTGTTCGCCGATCTGGAAGTGCATGCCGAGCTGGCGCCGGAGGCCGACTGGAACAGCTTCCTGGCCACCCTGCGCGAACGCCGCCGCGCCCGCACCTCGCTGGTCGCGCGCGCGCTGTTGCCCGAGGGCGGCATCGCGACCGAGTTCACCGCGCGCTACGTGGCCATCGCTAAGCCCTGA